TGCCGCCGCAGGGCGCCGCCGCGGCGGGCGGCAGGCGCCGGGCGAAGCGCGGCGGTTGGGGGGTCGTCCTGCGCCGCCCGACGCTGTGGGGCTCGTTGGCCACCGACCTGTCCGCGACGCTGCTCGCCATGCCCGTCGCGCTCTTCCCCCTGGTCAACGAGATCCGCTTCGGCGGAGACCCGCGGACGCTCGGCCTGTTCCTCTCGGCCGTCGCCGTCGGGGGCATCACGGCCGGCCTGTTCTCCGGCACGGTGACGCACTGGCGCCGCGGCGGGCTGGTCCAGCTGTCCGCGGCCGGCCTGTGGGGCCTGGCGCTGGCGGGCTTCGGCCTGGCGGGGCCGTTGTGGTTGGCGCTCGGCTGCCTCGCCGTGGCGGGCGCCGCCGACACCGTGTCCGTCATCACGCGCAGCGCCCTGGTCCAGCTGGAGACCCCGGACGCCTACCGGGGGCGTGTCTCCTCGGTCGAGCACGTCATCGGCGTCGCGGGCCCGGAGCTCGGCAACTTCCGCGGCGGCCTGCTGGCCTCCGCCACCTCCGCCTCGTTCTCCCTTGTCTTCGGCGGGCTGTCCGCCCTCGCGGCGGTCGCCGCCGTGGCCGCGGCCAACGCTCCCCTGCGCGCCTACCGCACACCGTCCGCAGCCGGGCAGCCGTCCGCGGCCGGAACCGAGGCGGCCCCGGCCGCCGGTCCTGCGGGCTGACGCGGCCCGTGCCGCGGGAAGCGCGGGCCGCAGCCGCCAGGAGCGTCGGGCGCCGCCCGCCGTGCCGGCGGCTCAGCCCTTCACCGACCCCGTCGTCATGCCCTTGGTCAGGAACGG
Above is a genomic segment from Streptomyces marincola containing:
- a CDS encoding MFS transporter, whose translation is MKRRARIRFLDTRPLRGSRPFRDLWIGTSAAQLGGQIANVAVLAQVWDLTGSPVGTGAIGLATGLPMVLFGLLGGTLADTVDRRAVVRATTAGQLLAAAGLCAQAAADNRNVLLLFALVAAQAGCGALGAPARRTFPVRLLPADQVAAGLALTNVSFQAAMLAGPALAGLIIARWDFSAAYAAQAVAGAVAMLAVIRLPAMPPQGAAAAGGRRRAKRGGWGVVLRRPTLWGSLATDLSATLLAMPVALFPLVNEIRFGGDPRTLGLFLSAVAVGGITAGLFSGTVTHWRRGGLVQLSAAGLWGLALAGFGLAGPLWLALGCLAVAGAADTVSVITRSALVQLETPDAYRGRVSSVEHVIGVAGPELGNFRGGLLASATSASFSLVFGGLSALAAVAAVAAANAPLRAYRTPSAAGQPSAAGTEAAPAAGPAG